In one Drosophila pseudoobscura strain MV-25-SWS-2005 chromosome X, UCI_Dpse_MV25, whole genome shotgun sequence genomic region, the following are encoded:
- the LOC4813862 gene encoding phospholipid scramblase 1-like isoform X3: MSIPAGIPNCPRGLEYLTTIDQLLVKQKVELLEAFTGFETNNKFSIKNALGQKVYYAVEDNDCCTRNCCGPSRPFEMKVFDNYRQEVIHMHRPLACSACCFPCCLQSIEVSAPPGNVIGTIEQEWSICSPSFRILNHIGDTVLRIEGPLCTYSLCGDVEFNVVSLTGEKIGKISKQWSGLAREIFTDADFFGISFPLDLDVRMKAVLLGATFLIDAMFFEKSGNRETDGPGML; this comes from the exons ATGAGTATACCAGCCGGAATTCCGAACTGTCCGCGCGGATTGGAATACCTTACGACTATCGACCAGCTTTTGGTTAAGCAGAAGGTGGAGCTGCTCGAGGCCTTCACCGGCTTCGAGACCAACAACAAGTTCTCCATCAAGAACGCGCTTGGCCAGAAGGTGTACTACGCGGTGGAGGACAACGACTGCTGCACGCGCAACTGCTGCGGTCCGTCGCGACCCTTCGAAATGAAGGTGTTCGACAACTACCGCCAGGAGGTCATCCACATGCACCGTCCGCTGGCCTGTTCGGCCTGCTGCTTCCCCTGCTGCCTGCAGAGCATTGAGGTCTCGGCGCCGCCCGGTAACGTCATTGGCACCATCGAGCAGGAGTGGTCCATCTGCTCGCCCTCGTTCCGCATCCTCAACCACATCGGGGACACAGTGCTGCGCATTGAGGGCCCCTTGTGCACCTACTCCCTCTGCGGCGACGTGGAGTTCAAT GTGGTGTCGCTGACTGGCGAGAAAATTGGCAAGATCTCGAAGCAGTGGTCTGGACTGGCGCGTGAGATCTTCACGGATGCCGACTTCTTCGGCATCAGCTTCCCCCTGGACCTGGATGTGCGCATGAAGGCGGTCCTCCTCGGCGCCACATTCTTGATT GATGCAATGTTCTTTGAGAAGTCCGGCAACCGAGAGACCGACGGACCCGGCATGCTCTAA
- the LOC4813862 gene encoding phospholipid scramblase 2-like isoform X1, whose amino-acid sequence MHSNVNQGGYVPPGFGAGYQPNAPPAEGYGYPPPAAPNHPYAPSPHHQPPGQPPMNYGFVPGQQPQGYAPVPQMPPYGEAPPYGAGQPPYMGGGGGGGGPSPQQSFGYPPGPAGPPQHFGYPPGPAGAPQQPIVTQPGMPPAQPQPGMGPGMGGGDWMSIPAGIPNCPRGLEYLTTIDQLLVKQKVELLEAFTGFETNNKFSIKNALGQKVYYAVEDNDCCTRNCCGPSRPFEMKVFDNYRQEVIHMHRPLACSACCFPCCLQSIEVSAPPGNVIGTIEQEWSICSPSFRILNHIGDTVLRIEGPLCTYSLCGDVEFNVVSLTGEKIGKISKQWSGLAREIFTDADFFGISFPLDLDVRMKAVLLGATFLIDAMFFEKSGNRETDGPGML is encoded by the exons ATGCACAGCAACGTGAACCAGGGGGGCTACGTGCCGCCGGGATTCGGGGCTGGATACCAGCCAAACGCACCGCCAGCCGAGGGCTACGGCTATCCTCCGCCAGCGGCCCCGAATCATCCGTACGCACCATCGCCGCACCACCAGCCGCCGGGACAGCCGCCAATGAACTAC GGTTTTGTGCCGGGCCAGCAGCCACAGGGTTACGCTCCAGTGCCACAGATGCCGCCCTACGGAGAGGCACCACCCTATGGGGCAGGACAGCCGCCATATAtgggcggaggcggaggcggaggaggaccTTCGCCGCAGCAGTCCTTCGGCTATCCCCCCGGGCCGGCGGGACCTCCCCAGCACTTTGGATATCCACCGGGTCCGGCCGGAGCACCGCAGCAGCCGATTGTCACGCAGCCAGGAATGCCGCCCGCTCAGCCGCAGCCGGGCATGGGACCCGGAATGGGCGGAG GCGACTGGATGAGTATACCAGCCGGAATTCCGAACTGTCCGCGCGGATTGGAATACCTTACGACTATCGACCAGCTTTTGGTTAAGCAGAAGGTGGAGCTGCTCGAGGCCTTCACCGGCTTCGAGACCAACAACAAGTTCTCCATCAAGAACGCGCTTGGCCAGAAGGTGTACTACGCGGTGGAGGACAACGACTGCTGCACGCGCAACTGCTGCGGTCCGTCGCGACCCTTCGAAATGAAGGTGTTCGACAACTACCGCCAGGAGGTCATCCACATGCACCGTCCGCTGGCCTGTTCGGCCTGCTGCTTCCCCTGCTGCCTGCAGAGCATTGAGGTCTCGGCGCCGCCCGGTAACGTCATTGGCACCATCGAGCAGGAGTGGTCCATCTGCTCGCCCTCGTTCCGCATCCTCAACCACATCGGGGACACAGTGCTGCGCATTGAGGGCCCCTTGTGCACCTACTCCCTCTGCGGCGACGTGGAGTTCAAT GTGGTGTCGCTGACTGGCGAGAAAATTGGCAAGATCTCGAAGCAGTGGTCTGGACTGGCGCGTGAGATCTTCACGGATGCCGACTTCTTCGGCATCAGCTTCCCCCTGGACCTGGATGTGCGCATGAAGGCGGTCCTCCTCGGCGCCACATTCTTGATT GATGCAATGTTCTTTGAGAAGTCCGGCAACCGAGAGACCGACGGACCCGGCATGCTCTAA
- the LOC117184413 gene encoding phospholipid scramblase 1-like yields the protein MSSTRFGRPYGSVDAIVNQPGILESRPGRNPQNPNAPYGLDYLTIVDQLLVKQKVELTEVLTGFETSNKYTILNASGQKVFYAVEDSDCCTRNCCATSRPFHLRILDNSPREIIHMHRPLACSACCFPCCLQSIEVSAPPGNVIGTIEQEWSICSPSFRILNHIGDTVLRIEGPLCTYSLCGDVEFNVVSLTGEKIGKISKQWSGLAREIFTDADFFGISFPLDLDVRMKAVLLGATFLIDAMFFEKSGNRETDGPGML from the exons ATGTCAAGCACCAGATTTGGACGACCCTACGGATCGGTGGATGCCATCGTCAATCAGCCGGGAATTCTGGAATCGCGACCTGGAAGGAATCCGCAGAACCCCAATGCACCATACGGACTGGACTACCTGACAATTGTGGACCAGCTCTTGGTCAAACAGAAAGTGGAACTAACCGAAGTCTTAACCGGCTTTGAGACCAGCAATAAGTACACCATCCTCAACGCATCCGGCCAGAAGGTGTTCTACGCGGTGGAGGATAGCGACTGCTGCACCCGCAACTGCTGCGCCACCTCGCGGCCCTTCCACCTGAGGATCCTGGACAACTCGCCTCGGGAGATCATCCACATGCACCGTCCGCTGGCCTGTTCGGCCTGCTGCTTCCCCTGCTGCCTGCAGAGCATTGAGGTCTCGGCGCCGCCCGGTAACGTCATTGGCACCATCGAGCAGGAGTGGTCCATCTGCTCGCCCTCGTTCCGCATCCTCAACCACATCGGGGACACAGTGCTGCGCATTGAGGGCCCCTTGTGCACCTACTCCCTCTGCGGCGACGTGGAGTTCAAT GTGGTGTCGCTGACTGGCGAGAAAATTGGCAAGATCTCGAAGCAGTGGTCTGGACTGGCGCGTGAGATCTTCACGGATGCCGACTTCTTCGGCATCAGCTTCCCCCTGGACTTGGATGTGCGCATGAAGGCGGTCCTCCTCGGCGCCACATTCTTGATT GATGCAATGTTCTTTGAGAAGTCCGGCAACCGAGAGACCGACGGACCCGGCATGCTCTAA
- the LOC6900669 gene encoding phospholipid scramblase 1-like has product MSSSRFGRPYGSVDAIVNQPGILESRPGRNPQNPNAPYGLDYLTIVDQLLVKQKVELTEVLTGFETSNKYTILNASGQKVFYAVEDSDCCTRNCCATSRPFHLRILDNSPREIIHMHRPLACSACCFPCCLQSIEVFAPPGNVIGTIEQEWSVGWPSFRILNHLGEKVYRIEGPLCTRSLWGNVDFHVVSLTGAKVGRISKQWSGLVREFFTDADFFGISFPRELDVRMKAVLLGATFLIDAMFFEH; this is encoded by the exons ATGTCAAGCAGCAGATTTGGACGACCCTACGGATCGGTGGATGCCATCGTCAATCAGCCGGGAATTCTGGAATCGCGCCCTGGAAGGAATCCGCAGAACCCCAATGCACCATACGGACTGGACTACCTGACAATTGTGGACCAGCTCTTGGTCAAGCAGAAAGTGGAACTAACCGAAGTCTTAACCGGCTTTGAGACCAGCAATAAGTACACCATCCTCAACGCATCCGGCCAGAAGGTGTTCTACGCGGTGGAGGATAGCGACTGCTGCACCCGCAACTGCTGCGCCACCTCACGGCCCTTCCACCTGAGGATCCTGGACAACTCGCCTCGGGAGATCATCCACATGCACCGACCGCTGGCCTGCTCGGCCTGCTGCTTCCCCTGCTGCCTGCAGAGCATTGAGGTCTTTGCGCCGCCCGGTAACGTCATTGGCACCATCGAGCAGGAGTGGTCCGTGGGGTGGCCCTCGTTCCGCATACTCAATCACTTGGGCGAAAAGGTCTACCGCATCGAGGGTCCGCTCTGCACGCGTTCCCTGTGGGGCAACGTGGACTTTCAT gtggtgtcCCTGACTGGCGCAAAGGTGGGCAGGATCTCCAAGCAGTGGTCGGGTCTGGTGCGTGAGTTCTTCACGGACGCCGACTTCTTCGGCATCAGCTTTCCCAGGGAGCTGGATGTGCGCATGAAGGCGGTCCTCCTCGGCGCCACATTCCTGATT GATGCCATGTTCTTTGAACATTAA
- the LOC4813862 gene encoding phospholipid scramblase 2-like isoform X2: MPPYGEAPPYGAGQPPYMGGGGGGGGPSPQQSFGYPPGPAGPPQHFGYPPGPAGAPQQPIVTQPGMPPAQPQPGMGPGMGGGDWMSIPAGIPNCPRGLEYLTTIDQLLVKQKVELLEAFTGFETNNKFSIKNALGQKVYYAVEDNDCCTRNCCGPSRPFEMKVFDNYRQEVIHMHRPLACSACCFPCCLQSIEVSAPPGNVIGTIEQEWSICSPSFRILNHIGDTVLRIEGPLCTYSLCGDVEFNVVSLTGEKIGKISKQWSGLAREIFTDADFFGISFPLDLDVRMKAVLLGATFLIDAMFFEKSGNRETDGPGML; encoded by the exons ATGCCGCCCTACGGAGAGGCACCACCCTATGGGGCAGGACAGCCGCCATATAtgggcggaggcggaggcggaggaggaccTTCGCCGCAGCAGTCCTTCGGCTATCCCCCCGGGCCGGCGGGACCTCCCCAGCACTTTGGATATCCACCGGGTCCGGCCGGAGCACCGCAGCAGCCGATTGTCACGCAGCCAGGAATGCCGCCCGCTCAGCCGCAGCCGGGCATGGGACCCGGAATGGGCGGAG GCGACTGGATGAGTATACCAGCCGGAATTCCGAACTGTCCGCGCGGATTGGAATACCTTACGACTATCGACCAGCTTTTGGTTAAGCAGAAGGTGGAGCTGCTCGAGGCCTTCACCGGCTTCGAGACCAACAACAAGTTCTCCATCAAGAACGCGCTTGGCCAGAAGGTGTACTACGCGGTGGAGGACAACGACTGCTGCACGCGCAACTGCTGCGGTCCGTCGCGACCCTTCGAAATGAAGGTGTTCGACAACTACCGCCAGGAGGTCATCCACATGCACCGTCCGCTGGCCTGTTCGGCCTGCTGCTTCCCCTGCTGCCTGCAGAGCATTGAGGTCTCGGCGCCGCCCGGTAACGTCATTGGCACCATCGAGCAGGAGTGGTCCATCTGCTCGCCCTCGTTCCGCATCCTCAACCACATCGGGGACACAGTGCTGCGCATTGAGGGCCCCTTGTGCACCTACTCCCTCTGCGGCGACGTGGAGTTCAAT GTGGTGTCGCTGACTGGCGAGAAAATTGGCAAGATCTCGAAGCAGTGGTCTGGACTGGCGCGTGAGATCTTCACGGATGCCGACTTCTTCGGCATCAGCTTCCCCCTGGACCTGGATGTGCGCATGAAGGCGGTCCTCCTCGGCGCCACATTCTTGATT GATGCAATGTTCTTTGAGAAGTCCGGCAACCGAGAGACCGACGGACCCGGCATGCTCTAA